GGGCGATTTCCAGATTCAGATATTCGAAACGGACCGCGGGATCGCTCCAGCAGGCCATGTTGAATGCCCAGTCCGCCAGTCGAGGATATCGCAGGTCGAACTGGCGCCGCGTAAAGACCTCCCGCGGGTAAAAAATGGCCTGCTGGCAGATGTTCGTCCTCGCCAGTTTTCGTCCGTCGAAAGCGCCCGCGTAACGCTTGCCGGTCGATGCAAGAAGCACGTCGCCGTAATAGAGAGTCCCTGGCTCCACAAGTCGATCCAAGGCGGCTGAGAACCCCTCGAGAAGCTGGTCGTCAGCGCCCAAAAAATAAATATGCGGCGCCCGGGCCTGCTTGACCGCCTGGTTCATCGCGTCATAGACGCCCTTGTCTGGTGAGCTTTCCCACCAAGCTATGTGGGTCTCATATTGTCGAAGCACCTTCAGGGTGTCATCCGTCGAGCCGCCGTCACGGACCAGCAGTTCAACGCGGTTTCCACCGAACCGCAGCACACTTTCCAGCGCGGCGCCCACGGTTCCGGCGCAATTGCGTGTGGCGATCACGACACTGACGACCGGATTCATCGCAAAAGCGAATCGTACAGCGCCAGATAGGCGCGGGCTGACTCCTGCCATGAGCCGCGCCGCTCGACCCATTCGCGGCATGCGACGCGGCACGTTGGCGAAATGCGAACCGCCTCTGAAATTGCCGTTGCGAGGGCGTCTACGTCGTATGGCTTCACCAGGAAACCCGTGATACCCGGCTCAATCATCTCGGGAATCCCGCCGGCGGCGAATGCTGCCACGGGTGTCCCGCAGGCGAGAGATTCGAGAATCACATTCGGATAGTTCTCCAAGCGGGAGGGAACAGCCGTTACGTCGGCGGCCGAGTAGAGTAGCCGCAATTCCTCATTGGACGCGGCGACGTGCCGCAGATGCGCCCGCACGCCCACCTTCTCAAAGAGCTTCGCATCCATCGTGCCGACTACAACGAGCTCCCAGTCCCGGCCAGACGCGCCGGCCGCCTCCAGCAACAAATCGAGGCCCTTGTTTCGGTCTCGCGCTGCATGCAGGGCGAGAAATAGGACCAACTTTGTTTCAAGCGGCAGGCCAAGATGGCGGCGGGCGGAACGGCGGTCTTCGGGATAAAAAAAACGGAGATCAATACCGTTCGGAATCACTTCAATTCGCCGCAATCGAAACAACGAGCTGGAGCTGGCACAGGACGCCAGCCATCGGCTCGGCGCGACGAGGGTGAGATTCAGATTTTGCCAGCAAACAGACTTTTCAATCCACGTTCGCCGACTGTGGTCTTTTTCGATCCGCGAGCCCAGTTGCGGACATCGCCCACACGAGGCCTCGTATCGCAAACAGCCGTCGGGAATATGGCATCCCCCCGTAAAGGCCCATGAATCATGGAGCGTCCATACCACGGGCTTACCGATGCGCCCAATTTGGCGGATGGAAAGCATGCCCAAACCAACCCAGTGGAGGTGAACCACGTCGCAGGAGGATTGCCGCAGCCGAGAATCGGCCGACGAACCCAATCTGCCGCTCGTCCAGTGCATCGCGGTTTTGCGCCGATAAACGATCAGGGGCCAGTTGTCGAGCAAGTGGCGGATTCGGGACGAACGCATCCACGAAGAAACCGCAACGCGTTCGGCCCGCGGATTCGCGCCAGAGGTGTCCATTGCGAGAATTCGTGAATCCACGCCAAGGCCCACTAAAGCCTCGTGCAGCCCGGACATCGCACGCGCCGCGCCTCCAACGGACTCAAACGTGTTGATGTGCAATACGCGCATGTTTGACAATCGAGGCCCCGAGAATCGAAGCCCGATGAATTTTCGACCACCCCGAACCGGTCAGAGGGGATTCGACGTAACATCGCCAGATTTCCATGCCGGCCGATGCACAGGCCATCGCGAGAACAAACCATCGCTCGGCCAAGACACAGTCCAAGGCCTCGGCGGTGTAGAGACGGCACGATTCATTGGCCTTTTTGATCGCGATGAGCCATGACTCGGCCTCTCGAAGACATTCCACTGACGGCTCGATACGCCCCATCGACCACGCGCGGTGACGTTCTGCCGAATGTGTGTCCGACGGCAGGCCAAGTGCGGCCAGAAGCCTCGCTTGAACGCGCGAGGCCTGGCGATCCATATCGGTCCACTCGGCGCCGGTCATACTCGAGGCGTGGCGACGGTATTTCAGCAAAGCGGCTGGGAGGTTTGCGCCGCGCAAATGGACGAGGGCGCGAGCCCACAACTCATAGTCTTCCGTGGGATAGAATGACACGTCATAGAACAAATTCAGTTCGACGAAGTCCTTTTTCCGAAAGACCACCGTTGGGTGAGCGAAGGGGCAATGGAAGAGTGAAAAGGCGCGTACGCAATCGGGATGCTCCGGATATTTCAATCGCTGTCCGACAGTTTCCCCACCGAATGTATCGACTGCAGTTCCGCAGATGGAAACGTCGGGATGTCTGTTCAGAAATCGAAGCTGGCGCGCCAATCGAGCGGGATGTGCGATGTCGTCCGCATCCATTCGGGCAATCCACGTGCCCCTCGCCTCGCGAATACCAATATTGAGCGATCCGGACAGCTTGAGCCGTTGGGCGTTTTTGAGGAGCCGAATCCTCGGATCACGAAAGCGATTCACCCGCTCCGCGGTGTCATCCTCCGAGGCATCGTCAATTACCAGCAGCTCAAAATCACGCCAGGTCTGCCCGAGGATGCTGCGAATCGCCGTCTCGATGTGCGCCGAGGCGTTCCGCGCGGGCATGAGCACCGTGACCAGTGGTCCGCTCATTGTTGAGGGATCAGGCGGGCCCATTCGGCCCAAGCCCGCGTTCGGGAGATTGCCTCAGCAAAACGAAGACGCGGACGCCAACCGAGAATGTTTTTCAACTTGGAGTTGTCGAACCGGGTACGCCCCGCATAGATCGACAACAGGCCGGCAGAGGGATATGGAGCATCCTCGACCAAAGGCTGGGTGGCTGAGGGAACAGAGCGCCCGAGAGGATCCCCGACGATGCGTTCGCGCAGGGACGGCGGAACCCTCGCCCAAAGGCTTGAGAGGGCGGGCCCTAGCCGAGGGGCTACCGCCGCGCGAAAAGCAGCATATCTCACGGTGGGAAGAACGATGCCATCCCAGATTTCCTTCTTCCACGCCACAACGTGATCCCGAATCCCGGGTTCAATGATTGAGCGGATCTGCTCGCGCGTAGCGGAGCGCAAAGGCAACCCAAGCCACTCGGCGTATTTTCCATACCATTCTCGCCAGGAGAGCGGCTCATCCGTCACAAAAAAACATTCACCGGTCGCTGAAGGCGCTTCAAACGCGGCGATGATCGCAGAGACAGCATTATCGACGTAAACCGCATTGGCATCCGCCTCCCCGTTGTCCACCAAGGTGACCTTCCCCTCACGAATATGGGTCAAGGGTCGGACGGTCCACGGTGCGGAAAAGGGTCCGTAAACGTTTCCGAGGCGAAGGATCACCGCGTCGGGAAGGGTCTTTCGGACCTCGAGTTCGGCATCGATCTTGGCATCGCAGTAGGGATCGCCCGAACGGATCATCGGGGTCTCCTCCGTCACCTTGGGAGGCGGCGTATACGAGAAGACCGCAATGGTGCTGATGTGAATGAAGCGCCGCACGCCTTCGTCTCGCGCTAGCTTGGCTAGAATATGGGTTCCGCGGACGGTCACATCCCGTTCTCTGACCGCATCGGCGCCGTACGCGCAATGGACCACAATATCGGCGCCGCGAACGGCATTCTGCACCTGCTCTTGATCCATCAGGTCCGCCCACACGATGTCGATGGCCCTGCGGGCCAGCCGCACGGCTCGGCCCGGCGTTCGCGCCATGGCACGGACCGCATATCGGCCCTCCGCCAACAAACACTCGACAAGACGGCCGCCCAGAAATCCGGAGGCACCTGTGACGAGGACCACCGGCCTCTTCACGGCCAGCGCTCCCATGCCTGCTCTACGTGGCTTCGTTGTTGATAGCAGGCTTCGATGAATTCCACCGTGCGGAGGTTCGAATTTGCCGAATGGATGGGATCAGTACCCTTTTCGATCGCTTCGGCGAAATTCTCCAACTGCACAACAAAATAGGCGAGCGGCGACTTTTCTGCGGCATACAAACACTCTATCGGCTGACCGCCGTTCCAGTCATCGATTTGAAGAACGAATCGGTGGGCTGAATTCGCGCCGATTTCGAGCCATCCGCCTTCGAACTGTAGGCGAATGGTATTTCGCAATTGACGGATCCGGCTCAGGCACACCCTCAGCTTTATGGACTGTTCGGACCGCTGAAACTCACCCCACAATTCACAGTCGGCCTCAACTCCTCCGTCGGCATCGTCGACGAAGGATATCACGTGGGGTTCAAACTCGGGCAACCACCACAAAAGGCGGTCGAGCAAGTGGCTGCCCGTATCGATCAACACGCCGCCTCCCGCAAGCGATCGATTCAACAGATAGCGGGACTGCAGGGCCCAGTCATAAATGGCGCCTTCTTCCGCATCGACGCTGAGGAGGCGGCCGAGTCCCGACATTGAACCACATTGCAGGGCGGATTTGACGAACGCCGATACGGGGTAAAACCGTCGAAAAACTCCCACCGCCAGAACCCGACGATTTTGCTGGGCCAGTTCAACGAGCTTTCGCGCCTCTACCGAGGTTAGCGCCAGGGGTTTCTCGACGAGGACGTGGACGCCCTGAGTGAGAAAATATTCGCACATTGGTGCATGAAGCGAGTGGGGAGTCGCCACGATCACCGCATCAAGGTCGCGAAGCTGCCGGTAGTCGTGAACGACCTGAGTGGCATTCCAAACCGAGGCGGTTCGTTTCAAATTCCGCGGATCGTTATCCGCGAGCCCGACGAGCTCAAACGCTGCGCTGGAGGCAATCGCCGGCAAATGAAACTGCTGCGAGACCGACCCGCAACCAATGACCGCGATTCGAAGTTTCATGGCTGAAATGCAATGAGCATTCGAAACACAGCCTCATGGCGGTCAAGCCAGGGCTTCAAGTCGAAACGCTCCTCGGCCCGTTTCCGAGCGCGCCGGGAAAACTCGTGCCAGTTTCGAGAAACTTCGCAGATCGCATCCGCCAACGCTTCCGGTTCCGGCGGTTCATGAAGATCCCAGTTGGTGTTGCCAGGGATCCCGATACCGGCATCCCCCACCAATTCGGGCGTCCCACCTGTCGCAGAATAGACGACAGGCAATCCGGCTGCCATCGCCTCGATGACCACAGAGGGACAGACGTCCGTGGCCTTCGCGTGGAGGAAGATATGGGCGCGCTGAAAAAGTGCAGGGGCATCTTCGGTTCGATAGGGACCTATCACGATCAGTTCACCCGCGGGATAGGCCGCGGCTCGCTTCTCCAACAGCAGTCGGTCTTCAGGCCGCAAACGCCCGGCGACGATCAGCTTCACACCGGACAAGGCTGCTCGCACCCGATCAAAGGTCTGCAGGACAAGCGGGATCCGATAGGCATCGTCGTGGGAACCGGCTGCCAAGATGATAAGCGGTTTCCCGGGCTCCAATGTCGAGATGGAGTAACGCGAAACGTCAACCGCATTATAGAGAATTTCCCATGGGCAGTCACAAGTCCCAAGGAAGTGGTCTGATGATTTTTTGGCAAATTCGCTCTGGTAGAACACATAATTCGCCCGCCTCAAACAATCCGCCATTCGCAAGTTTCCACGGACGGATTCGCGCTGTCCGTAGGAATGCGGGAAATACGCGCCATTTTGATTCCAAACAACCGGGATTCCAGCCTTCCTCGCTGCATGCATGATTTCCAGCCCGCGCGGATGCACCGCGCTGCTAACCGCGTAAACGATATCGGATTCTGGGAAAGAGTGCGGGAAACGTTTTTCCATCCAGAGATACTTGATGCCACCGCCGCCGGAGGGCGGAACCTCGAGCGGGGAGGCAGGGAAACCGGCATGCAAGTACGACACTCGCAAGTTCTCTTGCGGACCGGACGTCCGCCGTCGGAATCGGCGGGCAGAACGTACGGCCCTTTCAGCGCGGATTCGATTCGCGAATCGAAAAGCAGCAAGACCGATCCAAGTGACTACGCGTCGCCACGCCGGAGGATAGTGGCATTTTGTCATTTCGCGATCAGCGAATCAAAGAGGTTGCGCCACAGCGGAAGCTGGGCGTCATACGAATTCAACGCTGCCGTGCGAATGCCATTCTCGACAAGACGGGCTCGCAATTCGGAATCTCGCGCAACCCGTCCAGTCCAGTAGGCGAGGCCATCCGCGTCGCCGACCTCAACTAGAAAACCATTCAGTCCGTGCACGATAAGGTCCGAAGCCTGCCCGACTTTCGTGGAAATGACCGGCGTAGCCGTTGCCATCGACTCCAACACTGCCTTGGGCCCCCCTTCCTGACGTGATGCAATCAGATAAGCATCCAACGCGTAATACATTAAAACCGTTTGACGATATCGACGCACGATTCTGTGCTGCCACGGAATGCCTGCGGCGGTGAGCTCCCTCTTCACAAACCCCCGTGCAGGTCCCGTCAACAACACATGCAGCTCCGGTATTTGAAGACGAAGCGCCTTAAGCGCGGCAACAAGGACATCAGGTCCTTTGATGTATTTCGGTTCCAGACCTTCGCCCCATCCGCTGCCATCCTTTTGAAAGGAACCGACGACAAAGGCGCTCTCAGGAAATCCGAGCCACTGACGAACCTTTTTCCGATCGTCCGGCGAAGGAGGACGAAACCATTCTGCATGAAATCCGATCGGGATTAGGTGCAGCTTTTCCTCCGCTACTCCACTGTTTGCGAGGAAATCCCGCATTGCGCGGTGGCTGACCTGAACCGCGTCCAGTCTTTGATGAAGCCGTCGAAACTGTTCAAAAAGGAGGTTGAACTCCGGATGGCCGGGTGTATCGGGCAGTCCGTGATAATAGGCCAAACCCACGCGGTGCCGTTTCCAGTCTGGCGGATTCAGCAAAACGAATTGATCAACGTGGAAAACTGCCTGGTCGTCGCTGACAGCCATCCATGATCCATCTACCGTGCGAAGACCCAGATTTCGGCAGATGCTCTGAACCGCGAGCGCTTCGATGTCCAATGTCCATCCCGCATAATCCCGCGCGATCAGGATGCGAGATCTCGGCGGCCAGCGGCGCGCGTGCGCCGCAAAGAGTCGCGCGGTGCAACGCCGCGCCATGTGCTCGAGCAGTTGTACCCGGCTACGCATAGATGCCCCTGCAAGCCGGCCGGGGCGGAAGCCCCATGACTTTCAGATAGGCGTCCACAACATCGCCAATTTTTGGCGCGCGAACTCGGGAAACCACATCGCGATATTCACGGATCAAACGGTCGAGAAGCCCAGGTATCTGTTCCGGTCGATCAAATCCGTAGCCACCGCCGCCAACGAGTTCCGGGTGTCCGCCGCTGTTGAGATAGATGGCCGGCAGTCCACAAGTAAGCGCTTCAATCAACGAATTTGAACAGGGGTCGTTTCGGCTCGCCGTGATGAAAATGTCCGCTTGTTGCAAAAGCGACGCGACCCGCTCCGTTGTGGCTGGCGGCTCGACGCGGATCCGTTTTGGGCGGAGCGGCAGACGGCCGACGAAAACGTACTCATACCGGTTCCAATCCAGGTTCTCATCCAGCCAGGCGTAAATTTCGGCCCCCTTATTCCGGTTGTCGGACCAACTGGTCGAGATAAGCCGGATTTTTCGACCTTCCAAAGGCGGCCTGGGAACCGGGAAAAAATAAGTCGGGTCAGACGCGTTGGGGATGACCGCCGCGTTCGTATATTCAAAACCCAGCCGGGCGTGCTCCTCCAAGCTGTATCGCGACTGAAAGATCGTCGCCGAGGCGAATTCTCGATTCATCTCCCAGATTCGACGGTCCGTTCCGTCATCGAATCCGCGGTAGGACGCGAGCGGCCCGTCCACCCGGTGGACAATTCGACAGTTTGGCCGGCGCAGAAGGCGAAGCCGTTCGGGATCGAAATTGAACGAATTAATCAGGCAGACCTGGGTGTCTTTGGAAATGGTATTGACTTCGACACGCCAGCCCCTCGCAGTCGCTTCGCGGATCCACGCCCGCAGAAATTGGTGCCCTCCCCCGTTCGGCGGCGGTGCGAATTCGTGGAACACGGAAATGTCGGCCGACTGAAAAGAAGACGCGACGCGGGCCGACCAGTTCGACGCCCAGCGGAGGCACCGCAGCATTACACCCCGCCCCGGAAAGGATCGCATGAGCCTTTCTCCAGCCAATCGGCGATTCGACGCGCGGCGAGTCCGTCGCCATAAGGATTACCGCCCCGCGCCATGCGGCGATATGCGGCTTCATCGCGGTGCAGCCGCAGCACCTCTGAAACAATGCGCTGCCGATTCGCGCCAACGAGCCGAGCCACGCCACGGCGAACGCCCTCGGGCCGTTCTGTCACTTCACGCATCACCAAACATGGAATTCCGAAGGTCGGGGCCTCCTCTTGAATACCTCCTGAATCGGTCAGCACGAGCCATGCGCGTTTCAGCAACCAAACGAGCGATGGGTAGTCGACTGGTTCCAGCAGATGAATACGTGAACAGCGACCGAGCTCCCTCATTACGGGTTTACGCACATTCGGATTCAAGTGAACCGGATAGACAATTTCGATATCCAACAGCCTCTCCTCGATCTCCTTGAGCGCCGCGCAAATTTGAGCCAGGCCATCGCCAAAATTTTCCCGCCGGTGCCCTGTGACGAGGATGACTTTTCGGCCCTCAGGCAGCGTCGCAATTTTCGCCGGCAGGCTTGGAGGCGGCGATCCAACAAGCTCCGCGGTGAACAACAGTGCATCGACCACCGTATTCCCCACCAATGCGATCTGATCGCGAGGCACCCCCTCGCGACGCAAATTCATCATGGCGGCGCGCGTTGGAGCAAAATGGGCATCCGCCACCACACCGGCAACTCTCCGGTTGATCTCCTCGGGAAAGGGCGCCCTCTTGTTGCCTGTTCGCAGACCGGCTTCGACATGCCCAACGGCGATATTCCGGTGGAAGGCCGCAAGGGCCGCAGCAGCCACGGTCGTGGTATCGCCCTGTACCAGGACCCAGTCCGGCTTGTACTCGGCCAATATGGGATCGAGCCGCGCAATCAATCGAGAGAGAAGCGGATTGAGAGACTGGTTCGCGCGCATGATGCGCAAATCCACATCGGGACGCATTCCGAAGAAGGCGAGCATGGGATCCAGCATCTGCCGATGTTGGCCCGTGACGCACAATCGCACATCAAACTTGGAATCCCGGCGCTTCAACTCATGGAAGACGGGGGCCAGTTTGATCGCCTCCGGCCGAGTTCCCAGAATGAGGAGTACGCGCTTCATGGATGGGAGGTCGGACTCAGACGCGCCCGCACTTGTTCGCAGATGTACTTCACGACGCTTGATGGATTGTAGGCCTCCTCGGCAAACCGCTTCGCTTCCCGGCCCATCTCACGAAGCCGCTCCACGTCGGCTAGCCGAGATCGTATGCTCTCGACAGCATTTCGGATATCTGCCAGCGACAATCGGGGCAACAGTCGATACGAGCGCGGGTCGTCCCACGAGGCGGCGGTATCAGGGTCGCCGAGTCGGCCGAAAATCGTCAGGTAGTGGACGCCCTGCAGCGGACGGAACGGCTGAGGGATTTCGGTGATCGGCTCGCAATCCAGAAGGATCGGCCTGCCGAGCGCGAAGCTTTCCGAGACCTTCCAAGGAAACACGGCGTGAGGCAATGTGCAGACCATGGTGATTCGGCCCTTCGAAATGGCCCGCGAAAAAGCGCGGCGGCTGATATTCGAATAGACACGAACACCGTCCTCGATTTGGGGATTTGCCCGGCTCGTCAAGCGATAGATTCCGTTGATTCCAGCTCGCTTCATTTCATCCATCAAATGCCAGCGAATCCAGAAGTGGTAGCGGGCCGGTGTCAATGGCTCGTCGGGATGCTCGAAGGGGGATCTTTCTCCTCGGAGAAAGGGATTCTCATAAACCCCCATGACGAAACAGAGGTCGTATTTGGGCCGATCAAGCCGCCACAAGGCCCTGCGTCGCGCATCTCGGAAAAACAGGTCTAGGCTCTCGGAAAAAAATGCGAAGGGCACCATTTTCCCGATGAGGTCGGTGACGTCCTTCTCGG
The genomic region above belongs to Kiritimatiellia bacterium and contains:
- a CDS encoding glycosyltransferase, producing the protein MNPVVSVVIATRNCAGTVGAALESVLRFGGNRVELLVRDGGSTDDTLKVLRQYETHIAWWESSPDKGVYDAMNQAVKQARAPHIYFLGADDQLLEGFSAALDRLVEPGTLYYGDVLLASTGKRYAGAFDGRKLARTNICQQAIFYPREVFTRRQFDLRYPRLADWAFNMACWSDPAVRFEYLNLEIALYEDRSGLSARHMDWAFYDDYGSLLRQHFRPPERRLALMRYRLSRLYRLATGRSGVRPAPLRGA
- a CDS encoding glycosyltransferase, with protein sequence MRVLHINTFESVGGAARAMSGLHEALVGLGVDSRILAMDTSGANPRAERVAVSSWMRSSRIRHLLDNWPLIVYRRKTAMHWTSGRLGSSADSRLRQSSCDVVHLHWVGLGMLSIRQIGRIGKPVVWTLHDSWAFTGGCHIPDGCLRYEASCGRCPQLGSRIEKDHSRRTWIEKSVCWQNLNLTLVAPSRWLASCASSSSLFRLRRIEVIPNGIDLRFFYPEDRRSARRHLGLPLETKLVLFLALHAARDRNKGLDLLLEAAGASGRDWELVVVGTMDAKLFEKVGVRAHLRHVAASNEELRLLYSAADVTAVPSRLENYPNVILESLACGTPVAAFAAGGIPEMIEPGITGFLVKPYDVDALATAISEAVRISPTCRVACREWVERRGSWQESARAYLALYDSLLR
- a CDS encoding glycosyltransferase, whose protein sequence is MSGPLVTVLMPARNASAHIETAIRSILGQTWRDFELLVIDDASEDDTAERVNRFRDPRIRLLKNAQRLKLSGSLNIGIREARGTWIARMDADDIAHPARLARQLRFLNRHPDVSICGTAVDTFGGETVGQRLKYPEHPDCVRAFSLFHCPFAHPTVVFRKKDFVELNLFYDVSFYPTEDYELWARALVHLRGANLPAALLKYRRHASSMTGAEWTDMDRQASRVQARLLAALGLPSDTHSAERHRAWSMGRIEPSVECLREAESWLIAIKKANESCRLYTAEALDCVLAERWFVLAMACASAGMEIWRCYVESPLTGSGWSKIHRASILGASIVKHARIAHQHV
- a CDS encoding NAD-dependent epimerase/dehydratase family protein, whose amino-acid sequence is MKRPVVLVTGASGFLGGRLVECLLAEGRYAVRAMARTPGRAVRLARRAIDIVWADLMDQEQVQNAVRGADIVVHCAYGADAVRERDVTVRGTHILAKLARDEGVRRFIHISTIAVFSYTPPPKVTEETPMIRSGDPYCDAKIDAELEVRKTLPDAVILRLGNVYGPFSAPWTVRPLTHIREGKVTLVDNGEADANAVYVDNAVSAIIAAFEAPSATGECFFVTDEPLSWREWYGKYAEWLGLPLRSATREQIRSIIEPGIRDHVVAWKKEIWDGIVLPTVRYAAFRAAVAPRLGPALSSLWARVPPSLRERIVGDPLGRSVPSATQPLVEDAPYPSAGLLSIYAGRTRFDNSKLKNILGWRPRLRFAEAISRTRAWAEWARLIPQQ
- a CDS encoding Gfo/Idh/MocA family oxidoreductase; this translates as MKLRIAVIGCGSVSQQFHLPAIASSAAFELVGLADNDPRNLKRTASVWNATQVVHDYRQLRDLDAVIVATPHSLHAPMCEYFLTQGVHVLVEKPLALTSVEARKLVELAQQNRRVLAVGVFRRFYPVSAFVKSALQCGSMSGLGRLLSVDAEEGAIYDWALQSRYLLNRSLAGGGVLIDTGSHLLDRLLWWLPEFEPHVISFVDDADGGVEADCELWGEFQRSEQSIKLRVCLSRIRQLRNTIRLQFEGGWLEIGANSAHRFVLQIDDWNGGQPIECLYAAEKSPLAYFVVQLENFAEAIEKGTDPIHSANSNLRTVEFIEACYQQRSHVEQAWERWP
- a CDS encoding glycosyltransferase family 4 protein, which codes for MSYLHAGFPASPLEVPPSGGGGIKYLWMEKRFPHSFPESDIVYAVSSAVHPRGLEIMHAARKAGIPVVWNQNGAYFPHSYGQRESVRGNLRMADCLRRANYVFYQSEFAKKSSDHFLGTCDCPWEILYNAVDVSRYSISTLEPGKPLIILAAGSHDDAYRIPLVLQTFDRVRAALSGVKLIVAGRLRPEDRLLLEKRAAAYPAGELIVIGPYRTEDAPALFQRAHIFLHAKATDVCPSVVIEAMAAGLPVVYSATGGTPELVGDAGIGIPGNTNWDLHEPPEPEALADAICEVSRNWHEFSRRARKRAEERFDLKPWLDRHEAVFRMLIAFQP
- a CDS encoding glycosyltransferase; the encoded protein is MRSRVQLLEHMARRCTARLFAAHARRWPPRSRILIARDYAGWTLDIEALAVQSICRNLGLRTVDGSWMAVSDDQAVFHVDQFVLLNPPDWKRHRVGLAYYHGLPDTPGHPEFNLLFEQFRRLHQRLDAVQVSHRAMRDFLANSGVAEEKLHLIPIGFHAEWFRPPSPDDRKKVRQWLGFPESAFVVGSFQKDGSGWGEGLEPKYIKGPDVLVAALKALRLQIPELHVLLTGPARGFVKRELTAAGIPWQHRIVRRYRQTVLMYYALDAYLIASRQEGGPKAVLESMATATPVISTKVGQASDLIVHGLNGFLVEVGDADGLAYWTGRVARDSELRARLVENGIRTAALNSYDAQLPLWRNLFDSLIAK
- a CDS encoding glycosyltransferase family 4 protein; translated protein: MRSFPGRGVMLRCLRWASNWSARVASSFQSADISVFHEFAPPPNGGGHQFLRAWIREATARGWRVEVNTISKDTQVCLINSFNFDPERLRLLRRPNCRIVHRVDGPLASYRGFDDGTDRRIWEMNREFASATIFQSRYSLEEHARLGFEYTNAAVIPNASDPTYFFPVPRPPLEGRKIRLISTSWSDNRNKGAEIYAWLDENLDWNRYEYVFVGRLPLRPKRIRVEPPATTERVASLLQQADIFITASRNDPCSNSLIEALTCGLPAIYLNSGGHPELVGGGGYGFDRPEQIPGLLDRLIREYRDVVSRVRAPKIGDVVDAYLKVMGLPPRPACRGIYA
- the wecB gene encoding UDP-N-acetylglucosamine 2-epimerase (non-hydrolyzing), with the protein product MKRVLLILGTRPEAIKLAPVFHELKRRDSKFDVRLCVTGQHRQMLDPMLAFFGMRPDVDLRIMRANQSLNPLLSRLIARLDPILAEYKPDWVLVQGDTTTVAAAALAAFHRNIAVGHVEAGLRTGNKRAPFPEEINRRVAGVVADAHFAPTRAAMMNLRREGVPRDQIALVGNTVVDALLFTAELVGSPPPSLPAKIATLPEGRKVILVTGHRRENFGDGLAQICAALKEIEERLLDIEIVYPVHLNPNVRKPVMRELGRCSRIHLLEPVDYPSLVWLLKRAWLVLTDSGGIQEEAPTFGIPCLVMREVTERPEGVRRGVARLVGANRQRIVSEVLRLHRDEAAYRRMARGGNPYGDGLAARRIADWLEKGSCDPFRGGV